Part of the Ruegeria sp. AD91A genome, CTGCACTGAGCTATCCGATGAACATGTCGCGCTATGACTGGGGCTATCAATCCGAGCCCGAGCCACACCTGAACAATCGCCGCCTGGCCTGTCCGCGCGGCAAGGTGATCGGGGGGTCATCCTCGATCAATGGCATGGTCTATGTTCGCGGTCACGCACTCGACTTCGATACCTGGGCCGGGATGGGGGCTGACGGTTGGTCTTTTGCGGATGTATTGCCCTATTACAAACGGATGGAGACCTGGCATGACGGGGGTCATGGCGGCGATCCGGTATGGCGCGGCACCGACGGCCCACTGCATGTGTCGCGCGGCCCGCGCGAGAACCCGCTGTTTCAGGCCTTTGTGGACGCAGGCCAGCAGGCCGGATACGAGGTCACCGGCGACTATAACGGTGAAAAGCAGGAAGGCTTCGGCCCGATGGAGCAGACTGTCTGGAAAGGACGGCGCTGGTCTGCGGCAAATGCCTATCTGAAGCCCGCGCTCAAGCGCGACAATTGCGATATCGTGCGCGGCCTGGCATCTCGGATTGTCATGGAAAACGGTCGCGCCATTGGCGTCGAATTGATCCGTGGCGGTAAGAAAGAAGTCATCAAAGCCCGGCGCGAAGTTGTTCTGGCGGCGTCCTCGATCAATTCGCCCAAGCTGCTGATGTTGTCGGGCATTGGCCCTGCGGCGCATCTGGCCGAGCATGGGATCGATATTGTCGCGGATCGCCCGGGCGTTGGTGCCAACCTGCAGGACCATCTGGAACTGTATATTCAACAGGCGTCGCTGCAACCGATCACGCTCTACAAGCACTGGAACCTGATCAGCAAGGGCCTGATCGGGGCGCAATGGCTGTTTACCAAGACCGGTTTGGGCGCATCGAACCAGTTCGAAAGTGCGGCCTTCATCCGGTCGAAACCGGGTGTGGAATACCCTGATATTCAGTACCACTTCCTGCCCATTGCGGTCCGATACGACGGGCAGGCAGCGGCCGAGGGACACGGGTTCCAGGCGCATGTTGGCCCGATGCGGTCGCCGTCACGCGGGGCGGTCACCTTGCGGTCTGCCCAAGCCGCAGACGCGCCGGTGATCAAGTTCAACTACATGAGCCATGAAGAGGATTGGGAAGACTTCCGCACCTGCATCCGGTTGACACGCGAAATCTTTGGGCAAGACGCCTTCAAACCCTATGCAGGCAAAGAGATTCAGCCGGGGGCCGCTGTCCAATCGGACGAAGAACTGAACGCCTTTATCGCGGAACATGCGGAAAGCGCGTATCACCCCTGCGGCACCTGCCGGATGGGGCGCGCGGATGACAAGAACGCGGTGGTCGATCCCGAAGGTCGTGTGATTGGTGTGGATGGGCTGCGCGTTGCGGACAGTTCGATCTTTCCACAGATCACCAATGGCAACCTGAATGCGCCGTCGATCATGGTGGGCGAAAAGGTGTCGGATTCGCTTTTGGGCAAAGATCCGTTGCCCAAAGCCAACGACCGCCCGTGGATCCATCCCGGCTGGGCAACGGCGCAACGTTAACCTTTCCAAACGGCCCCCGGTTGAAGAAGCGCGAAATACCGCGCATATCGGGGGCATGTTAAGGATTTGTTTAGCTTTTGTTCTTCTCGTGCCAGGTCTGACCCACGCGGCAGAACGACTGACAGGCCGGGTTGATGTCATTGATGCGGACACCTGGGATGTCGGCGGTGTCCGGGTGCGGCTGCACGGTATCGATGCGCCCGAACTGGAGCAGATCTGCCAGGATTCCAACGGATCAAGCTGGCCATGCGGAGCGTGGGTCACTCATATGGTTCAGGAACAATTTCAAGGACGGATGACCACATGTGTCCCGCTGGATCGAGATCGCTACGGGCGCATCGTTGCTCGGTGCAGCGTTGAACACGAAGACGCCGCTGCCCAGATTGTAGAGCAGGGATTGGCCTTTGCGTACCGCAAATATTCGGACGCGTATGCAGGCGCCGAGCGGGTCGCGAGGATTGGAAACAGGGGATTGCACAAGACACAGATTCGGGTGCCTTGGGTGCACAGGGCACGCAAGAAGCCGAAATCCTCTGAAACATGCCTTATCAAGGGAAATGTTTCGTCAAAGGGCGAAAAGATCTTTCACGCACCGGGCCAGAGGTACTATGCCAAGACCCGGATCAGTGCAGCCAAGGGCGAGCGATGGTTCTGCTCTGCTGCCGAAGCACGCGCCGCGGGGTGGCGTGCTACGCGACGCTGAATTCTGCAAGAATCCTGTATGAAATTGATCCGCGTCAAAGAAGGCGACGCGTCACGCTTCTACCACTGATATGCAACGACATATGAAGGAGCGAACAGAGATGTCCCACACCCCGCATGAATTGGCCGAAGAGTTTCCGGACAAGGTTGAACTGATGAGCCAGCTCAAGCAAACGGACGCACATTTTGCCCGTCTGGCTGATGAGTATCACGAGGTCAATCGCATTGTGCATCGGGCCGAAACCAATGTCGAACCAATGGAAGAACTGGCCGAAGTTGATTTGCGCAAGAAGCGGGCAGCTCTGAAAGATGAAATCTGGGCGCTTTTGTCCAAAGCTTAAAAAACAGTGCCGGGGGCACTGTCCCTGTCCCGGTCTGGGTCGGGCTCCCCCGGCACACTTCTGGCCATGTCAAGATCAGGTGACTTCGTAGGGCAGGGTACCGCGCGTATGGGTGTCGATGCTGAGGCGGCGTTCCAGCGGCGGGACCGAACGCTGGTGGCAGTTTTGTCGCTCGCAGATGCGGCAGGAAATGCCGATGGGCTCGTAGGCGCTGGCGTTGTTTATGTCGAGGTTGTCGGCATACACGAGCGCCGGGGCATGGCGTACCTCGCACCCCAGCGCAATTGCGTACCGTCTGACCGGCGCGCCGAATGAGCCTCCTGATTTCGACACATCCCGTGCCAGCGAGATGTAACGCACACCATCCGGTGTTTCTGCCAGTTGCCTGAGGAAATGGCCCGGCGTTTCAAAGGCCCGATGCACGTTCCAAAGGGGACAAGCGCCACCGAACCGCGCAAATTGAAGGCGCGTGGCCGAGTGCCGTTTCGTGATCGTCCCGGCCTGATCCACGCGAACGAAAAAGAACGGGATACCTTTTGCGCCGGGGCGTTGCAGCGTCGACAGTCGGTGTGCAACCTGCTCGATCGAGGCGCCGAACCGGTTGCTGAGCAGCTCCAGATCGTGGCGCTCTTCCTGAGCGGCGGTCAGAAACACGGAATAGGGCATCAAGGAAGCGCCCGCGAAATAATTGGCAAGGCCGATCTTTGCGATGGACCGCGCCTCTTCGCTTTGGAACTTGGCAAAATCCAGAGTCGCTTCCAGCAGTTTGTCCTGACTGATCAGTGCGACTTGCAACAGCAGCTGAAACACTTGCGTTTGCGGAGCCGAGCGCGACGAAAGGCGAAGGACCTTGCTTTCGGCGTCATATGTGCGCAAGGGGGCGATGTCAGAGAACATCACTTGAATGCCGCGCTCCGTCAGGCTGTTCAAAGCAGCTTGCCGGATATTGCCCGGCCCTTCAGCGCGGTTGGCGAACAGTTCTGCCGCCCTGTCCACGGCGTCGATATAGTTGTCGCAATAGTGAAAGAAGTCCCGTACCTCCTCCCAGGGGCTGGCCTGCATACGGGCGTCTTCCCGTCCCAAGGCTTCGTCCAGAGAGGCGAGACGCTCATGTGTCTGCCGGTAGGTTTTGTGCAGCTCGATAAATGCGCGGGCCAATGCCGGGGCGTTTGATGCCGTCAGGCGTAAATCGGCGAGTGGCGGTAGAATATCCGCAAAAACCGGGTCGGCCAGAGCTTCGCGCATATCCGACACCAACCGCTCGCTATCACCGGTGCTGAGCTCGGTGACATCCATGCCAAACTCTTGCGCCAGAGCCAACACAACCGTCGTCGAGATCGGCCTGTTGTTGTTCTCCATCTGGTTCAGATAGGGGAGTGAAACACCCAGTTTCGCCGCGAATTCGCGTTGTGTCAGGGCCAGTCGCGTGCGCATTTCGCGCAGTTTCGCGCCGGCATAGAGCTTTTGGGTGGCCATGAGGTGCCTTTGCAAGTTTCCTATTTTGGAAGACTAACTTTGCAAAGTTTTCGGGGCAAGTCGTTACAGCCCCAATTGACGCTCTCGCCGAATGACGGAACCAATTGCGAAAATCGCCAGAACTGCGGATGTGAGCATCAGCCAGAGCAAGGGCATGGCGCCGGTTTCCCGGGTCAGCAGGGTGCCTGCCAATGCACTTAGCCCGGCGCCGCCACCCAGCATGATCGCTCCGCTCAACCCCGAGGCGGTTGCCGCCAGATGCGGACGAACCGACAGTGCGCCGGAAGTTGCATTGGGGATGGCCATGCCGTTTCCGACGCCTACAAAGGTCATCAAGCTGAAAAAGCTGAGTGCGGTGCCCTGACCTGTGAGAAACAAAGATGCTGAAAGCGCAACACCCAACGCGTTAAGCAAGCTGCCCCACAGCACCATTCGGTTGATGCCAATCTGCATGGAAAAACGACCGCTAAGAAAGTTGCCAACAAAGTAGCCGACTGCGGGAGCGCCGAAATAAATGCCTACCTGCGCCGCGCTTAGTCCAAACAATTCGGTTCCGATAAAGGGTGCGCCGCCGAGATAGGCAAAGAAGGTGCCTGACGAAAAGGCGCAGGACAACGAATAGCCCCAAAAACGTGGCGATGTCAGAAGCTCGGGGTATTCCTTGAATTGCTGAACCAGGGTCTTGCCGCTTTTGGCTGATGTTTCTCCGAAATCCGCGAACGTCAAGGCAAGCGTCAAAGCCCCGATGGCAAAAGGCAGCCAGAAGTTTGCTTTCCAGCCAAAGCTTTCCTCCAGAAGTCCGCCGATCGCCGGGCCGATCATCGGAACCACGGCCATTCCCATGGTTACGTAACCGATCATGGATGCGGCCTGATCCTGATCGTACATGTCCCGGACAGCGGCACGGCTGAGAACCATGCCTACAACGACGACCGCCTGGCACATTCTGAAGGCCAGAAAGATTTCAGCTTTGGGGGCATAGATGCATCCCAGAGTAGCCAGCAGGAACAAACCAATCCCCCACAGCAGAACTGGCCTGCGACCAGCCTTGTCTGCAAGCGGTCCGATCAGGATTTGAAGAACTGCATTGACCAGAAGATACAGCGCGATCGACAGCTGCATGACCTTGTAATCGGTGCCAAAATACACTGCCATATTCGGCAGGCTGGGCAGGAACAGGTTCATGCTTAGCGCGGACAAGCCCGCGAGCAATACAAGTGTCGCCAATGTGGGTGGTGTGCGGTGAACCGCGCGAGAGCTGAACTGCATAGTTCACATGTATAGTCACGGAATTTTGGATTGCCAGCCATCCATCAAATCCATCGCAAAACTTAGCAAGTTTACAGTTATCCAGATTGTTGTTGCTGAAAGTTTGCAAATTTGCCGAAAAGGGCTTTGGATAAGAAGGCCGAAAGGGTAGGGTCCCGGCAAATTTTACAAGGGATAATCGCCATGAAAGACATCCTTTCCGAGTTGGAAAACCGCCGCAACGACGCACGATTGGGTGGTGGGCAGAGGCGGATCGATGCCCAGCATGCGCGCGGAAAACTGACAGCGCGAGAGCGGATCGAGTTGCTGCTGGATGAGGGCAGCTTTGAAGAATTCGACATGTTCGTCAGCCATCGATGCACTGAATTCGGAATGGAAAATCAAAAGCCTGCCGGTGATGGCGTTGTCACGGGCTGGGGCACCATCAACGGGCGTATGGTCTATGTGTTCAGCCAGGACTTTACAGTCTTTGGTGGTTCGCTTTCCGAGACGCACGCCCAGAAGATCTGCAAGATTATGGATATGGCGGTCCAAAACGGTGCTCCGATTGTCGGAATCAACGACTCGGGCGGTGCGCGAATCCAGGAAGGCGTGGCATCTCTGGCGGGTTATGCCGA contains:
- the betA gene encoding choline dehydrogenase; this encodes MEADFVIVGAGSAGCAMAYRLSEAGASVLVIEHGGTDMGPFIQMPAALSYPMNMSRYDWGYQSEPEPHLNNRRLACPRGKVIGGSSSINGMVYVRGHALDFDTWAGMGADGWSFADVLPYYKRMETWHDGGHGGDPVWRGTDGPLHVSRGPRENPLFQAFVDAGQQAGYEVTGDYNGEKQEGFGPMEQTVWKGRRWSAANAYLKPALKRDNCDIVRGLASRIVMENGRAIGVELIRGGKKEVIKARREVVLAASSINSPKLLMLSGIGPAAHLAEHGIDIVADRPGVGANLQDHLELYIQQASLQPITLYKHWNLISKGLIGAQWLFTKTGLGASNQFESAAFIRSKPGVEYPDIQYHFLPIAVRYDGQAAAEGHGFQAHVGPMRSPSRGAVTLRSAQAADAPVIKFNYMSHEEDWEDFRTCIRLTREIFGQDAFKPYAGKEIQPGAAVQSDEELNAFIAEHAESAYHPCGTCRMGRADDKNAVVDPEGRVIGVDGLRVADSSIFPQITNGNLNAPSIMVGEKVSDSLLGKDPLPKANDRPWIHPGWATAQR
- a CDS encoding thermonuclease family protein, translated to MPGLTHAAERLTGRVDVIDADTWDVGGVRVRLHGIDAPELEQICQDSNGSSWPCGAWVTHMVQEQFQGRMTTCVPLDRDRYGRIVARCSVEHEDAAAQIVEQGLAFAYRKYSDAYAGAERVARIGNRGLHKTQIRVPWVHRARKKPKSSETCLIKGNVSSKGEKIFHAPGQRYYAKTRISAAKGERWFCSAAEARAAGWRATRR
- a CDS encoding YdcH family protein; this encodes MSHTPHELAEEFPDKVELMSQLKQTDAHFARLADEYHEVNRIVHRAETNVEPMEELAEVDLRKKRAALKDEIWALLSKA
- a CDS encoding short-chain fatty acyl-CoA regulator family protein, with the protein product MATQKLYAGAKLREMRTRLALTQREFAAKLGVSLPYLNQMENNNRPISTTVVLALAQEFGMDVTELSTGDSERLVSDMREALADPVFADILPPLADLRLTASNAPALARAFIELHKTYRQTHERLASLDEALGREDARMQASPWEEVRDFFHYCDNYIDAVDRAAELFANRAEGPGNIRQAALNSLTERGIQVMFSDIAPLRTYDAESKVLRLSSRSAPQTQVFQLLLQVALISQDKLLEATLDFAKFQSEEARSIAKIGLANYFAGASLMPYSVFLTAAQEERHDLELLSNRFGASIEQVAHRLSTLQRPGAKGIPFFFVRVDQAGTITKRHSATRLQFARFGGACPLWNVHRAFETPGHFLRQLAETPDGVRYISLARDVSKSGGSFGAPVRRYAIALGCEVRHAPALVYADNLDINNASAYEPIGISCRICERQNCHQRSVPPLERRLSIDTHTRGTLPYEVT
- a CDS encoding multidrug effflux MFS transporter, whose amino-acid sequence is MQFSSRAVHRTPPTLATLVLLAGLSALSMNLFLPSLPNMAVYFGTDYKVMQLSIALYLLVNAVLQILIGPLADKAGRRPVLLWGIGLFLLATLGCIYAPKAEIFLAFRMCQAVVVVGMVLSRAAVRDMYDQDQAASMIGYVTMGMAVVPMIGPAIGGLLEESFGWKANFWLPFAIGALTLALTFADFGETSAKSGKTLVQQFKEYPELLTSPRFWGYSLSCAFSSGTFFAYLGGAPFIGTELFGLSAAQVGIYFGAPAVGYFVGNFLSGRFSMQIGINRMVLWGSLLNALGVALSASLFLTGQGTALSFFSLMTFVGVGNGMAIPNATSGALSVRPHLAATASGLSGAIMLGGGAGLSALAGTLLTRETGAMPLLWLMLTSAVLAIFAIGSVIRRERQLGL